Proteins encoded by one window of Chryseobacterium aquaeductus:
- a CDS encoding acyl-CoA thioesterase has product MAKVKKASESLTIMTNIVLPNDTNQLRNLFGGELLARMDRCASISATRHCERRVVTASVNHVSFDHPIPEGGIVVMESKVSRAFSTSMEIYVDVWLDDPINHKKIQTNKGIYTFVAVDEFNRPIPIPDMEPETDLEKERHAAALRRKELSLILSGRMKPSESVELKKLFQEPV; this is encoded by the coding sequence ATGGCAAAAGTAAAAAAAGCGTCAGAATCTCTAACGATCATGACCAATATTGTACTTCCCAATGATACGAACCAACTGAGAAATCTTTTCGGCGGAGAATTATTGGCAAGGATGGATCGTTGCGCTTCTATCTCAGCAACAAGACATTGTGAAAGGAGAGTGGTAACAGCTTCTGTAAACCACGTTTCGTTTGATCATCCGATCCCAGAAGGCGGAATTGTTGTGATGGAATCTAAAGTTTCTCGCGCATTCTCAACTTCAATGGAGATCTATGTAGATGTTTGGTTAGATGATCCCATCAATCACAAAAAAATACAGACGAATAAAGGAATTTACACTTTTGTGGCGGTAGACGAATTCAACAGACCTATCCCGATTCCCGATATGGAACCAGAGACCGATCTTGAAAAAGAAAGGCATGCAGCGGCTTTGAGAAGAAAAGAACTTTCATTAATTCTTTCCGGAAGAATGAAACCTTCGGAATCTGTGGAATTGAAAAAACTGTTTCAAGAGCCAGTTTAA
- a CDS encoding 2-hydroxyacid dehydrogenase — MKILLLDKNHPLITEQLLAKKFILEEDFTSSYDKVCNKIGNYDGVIIRSRIPVDKNFLETAKNLKFIARVGAGMENIDLSVAEKLGIQLINSPEGNRDSVAEHVVGMLLILMNRLFIASNEVKNGIWLREENRGDELLGKTVGLIGYGNMGKATAKRLSGFGCKVIFHDILPNLSDEFATQVSLQELKEKAEVLSLHIPLTEQTHYLIDAEFISEMKNDFYFVNTARGKNVETESLVKAIKSRKVKGACLDVLEYEKASFENLDASTSLSTSENDDLKFLLNSEKVIVTPHIAGWTHQSKEKLAQVIVDKILQQFLI, encoded by the coding sequence ATGAAGATTCTCCTTTTAGATAAAAACCATCCACTCATCACCGAACAGCTTTTAGCTAAAAAATTTATTTTGGAAGAAGATTTTACGTCTTCTTACGATAAGGTTTGTAACAAAATTGGAAATTATGATGGCGTTATTATCAGAAGCAGAATTCCTGTAGATAAAAACTTTTTAGAAACAGCTAAAAATCTGAAATTCATCGCAAGAGTAGGAGCAGGAATGGAAAATATTGATCTTTCAGTTGCAGAAAAGCTTGGAATTCAATTAATAAATTCTCCTGAAGGAAATAGAGATTCTGTTGCAGAACACGTTGTCGGAATGCTTTTAATTTTAATGAACCGACTATTCATCGCATCCAACGAAGTAAAAAACGGAATCTGGCTGCGCGAAGAAAATCGTGGTGACGAATTATTAGGAAAAACTGTTGGTCTTATCGGCTACGGAAATATGGGGAAAGCAACTGCCAAAAGACTTTCGGGTTTCGGATGCAAAGTGATTTTTCATGATATTCTTCCAAATCTTTCAGATGAATTTGCAACGCAGGTTTCTTTACAAGAACTAAAAGAAAAAGCTGAGGTTTTGAGTCTGCACATTCCTTTAACAGAGCAAACTCATTATTTAATTGATGCGGAATTTATCTCGGAAATGAAAAATGATTTCTATTTCGTTAATACCGCGAGGGGAAAAAACGTTGAAACGGAAAGTTTAGTTAAAGCCATAAAATCCAGAAAAGTGAAAGGAGCTTGTCTTGATGTTTTAGAATACGAGAAGGCTTCTTTTGAAAATTTAGATGCTTCAACCTCGCTCAGCACAAGTGAAAATGATGATTTAAAATTTCTCCTGAATTCGGAAAAAGTAATTGTAACTCCACATATTGCAGGCTGGACGCATCAAAGCAAAGAAAAATTGGCACAGGTGATTGTGGATAAGATCTTACAGCAGTTTCTTATCTAG
- a CDS encoding DUF3472 domain-containing protein, producing the protein MKKTFITSTLLFLINSICFSQNRAPSCWLDYNDSYQGDMLVNTIKVDAQSPLYTYYCTLEWNAGQEGGGYCGIQDHPSGHNFIYSIWDPIANNEPITTAYTGVGTNIESFGGEGTGLKSWNFNLGWNTEQWYSFVTKAWNDNGHTMFGYWIYKHTENQWFHLVTMDYPVPNVKFNSRTGSFIEDWLGNGSQGRGVSHKYGWKRKTSDSSWNPLTQATFERVSPDAGAINYINNYNGGVGSDFYFMKTGAGNTPTTNTSGAILNLNNTLATPNLYFQKGEVNNLSLASSANNLNMTWQTSISKAPQFSYHVKIYDNSSLSGTPLLEVNNTVPHQKEYNLNTSSLTNNNTYYVKFYIIDIFGNESDAIIQSFTKSVLGINEANNDTRVKYFPNPTEKYVNIEFNTLQKSIELETLDASGKLLLKNSYNNVTKILVDFSDFKSGVYFIKMIDKTGKNNEIFKIIKK; encoded by the coding sequence ATGAAAAAAACCTTTATTACTTCAACATTACTTTTCTTGATTAATTCAATCTGTTTTTCTCAAAACAGAGCACCTTCTTGTTGGTTGGACTACAATGATAGCTATCAAGGTGACATGCTAGTTAATACCATTAAAGTAGATGCTCAATCTCCATTGTACACATATTATTGTACTCTAGAATGGAATGCTGGGCAAGAAGGGGGCGGATACTGTGGTATTCAGGATCATCCCTCTGGTCATAATTTCATCTATTCTATTTGGGATCCCATTGCAAATAATGAACCAATAACCACTGCTTATACAGGAGTAGGTACCAATATAGAATCATTTGGAGGAGAGGGAACAGGTTTAAAATCTTGGAATTTTAATCTTGGTTGGAATACAGAACAATGGTATTCTTTTGTAACTAAAGCTTGGAATGATAACGGACATACAATGTTTGGATACTGGATTTACAAACATACTGAGAATCAATGGTTTCATCTTGTAACTATGGATTATCCAGTTCCAAATGTAAAATTCAATAGCAGGACAGGATCATTTATTGAAGACTGGCTCGGAAATGGCTCACAAGGAAGAGGTGTAAGCCATAAATATGGATGGAAAAGAAAAACAAGTGATTCGTCTTGGAATCCTTTAACACAAGCAACATTTGAAAGAGTAAGTCCAGATGCAGGAGCAATAAACTATATCAATAATTATAATGGAGGTGTTGGATCAGATTTTTATTTCATGAAAACTGGTGCAGGAAATACGCCAACAACAAACACTTCTGGAGCCATTTTAAATTTAAATAATACACTTGCGACTCCAAATTTATACTTTCAAAAAGGTGAAGTAAATAATCTTAGTTTAGCAAGTTCTGCGAATAATCTTAATATGACATGGCAAACAAGTATTTCTAAGGCACCTCAATTTTCTTATCACGTTAAGATTTATGACAACTCTTCATTATCCGGAACTCCCTTATTAGAAGTAAATAATACCGTGCCACATCAAAAGGAATACAACCTTAATACGAGTTCGCTTACAAATAATAATACTTATTATGTAAAATTTTATATCATTGATATTTTCGGAAATGAATCCGACGCTATCATACAAAGTTTTACAAAATCTGTATTAGGTATAAATGAAGCAAATAATGATACAAGAGTGAAATATTTTCCCAATCCTACTGAAAAGTATGTTAACATTGAATTTAATACTCTACAAAAAAGTATAGAACTTGAAACTTTAGATGCCTCAGGAAAATTATTATTAAAGAATTCTTATAATAATGTTACTAAAATATTAGTTGATTTTTCTGATTTTAAATCTGGTGTTTATTTTATCAAAATGATTGATAAAACGGGGAAGAATAATGAAATATTCAAGATAATTAAAAAATAA
- a CDS encoding serine hydrolase domain-containing protein, whose protein sequence is MKKFSPVFIITLILFFFSCKNKSENTETLSENTTNLPNYGNVNLGKVFSPEDDNLSNKDFIINYIDQYYKKVWEGSDLSGGFLVAKGNDILFENYRGFAREGSQKPIDKNTPLHVASVSKTLTAMAMLKLVESGKIKLSDHLTQHFPGFPYPHVTVQTLLDQRSGLPKYEYFITKIQPAPAELSKTYITNQDVLNMIIKYKPDLARDTDTGFMYCNTNFALLALLIEKVTKTPFPQAMQEMVFTPLKMTNSFIFQEKDIPTASQSFYYGGNRLYPLDRLDLIYGDKNVYTTPRDLFSFSKAMFSKDFLKPELMQMVFEPYSNEKAGQNNYGLGFRMKIFDNGEKLTYHNGWWHGTNSVFAHLLKSKVTIVAIGNKYSGKVYTALALSGLFEDFPQQKDKLHSIMQENQDTLKTGNEVFGE, encoded by the coding sequence ATGAAGAAGTTTAGTCCTGTATTCATTATAACGCTTATTTTATTCTTTTTTTCCTGTAAAAATAAATCTGAAAACACAGAAACTCTTTCAGAAAATACAACCAATCTTCCCAATTACGGAAATGTAAATCTTGGAAAAGTTTTTTCTCCGGAAGACGACAACCTGTCAAACAAAGATTTTATCATCAATTATATCGACCAATATTATAAAAAGGTATGGGAAGGAAGTGATCTCAGTGGTGGCTTCTTAGTGGCAAAAGGCAATGATATTTTGTTTGAAAACTACAGAGGTTTTGCCAGAGAAGGCAGTCAGAAACCGATTGATAAAAACACACCACTTCATGTTGCATCAGTTTCTAAAACATTAACAGCAATGGCAATGCTGAAATTGGTAGAATCGGGAAAAATAAAATTATCAGACCATTTAACACAGCATTTTCCTGGATTTCCTTATCCTCATGTGACGGTTCAGACTTTATTGGATCAAAGAAGCGGACTTCCGAAATATGAATATTTTATTACCAAGATACAACCCGCTCCGGCAGAACTTTCTAAAACTTACATTACGAATCAGGATGTTTTGAATATGATCATCAAATACAAACCTGATCTGGCACGAGATACCGACACGGGTTTTATGTATTGCAACACCAATTTTGCGCTTTTAGCATTGCTGATAGAAAAAGTGACCAAAACACCTTTTCCACAAGCAATGCAGGAAATGGTTTTCACGCCATTGAAAATGACGAATAGTTTTATTTTTCAGGAAAAAGATATTCCAACGGCTTCGCAATCATTTTATTACGGCGGAAACAGATTGTATCCGTTAGACCGTTTAGATCTTATTTATGGTGACAAAAACGTGTATACGACGCCAAGAGATTTGTTTAGTTTTTCGAAAGCAATGTTTTCAAAAGATTTTTTAAAGCCCGAATTGATGCAGATGGTTTTTGAACCTTACAGCAACGAGAAAGCAGGACAAAATAACTACGGACTAGGATTCCGTATGAAAATTTTTGACAATGGTGAAAAACTAACCTATCACAACGGCTGGTGGCACGGTACAAATTCTGTATTTGCCCATTTATTAAAATCTAAAGTGACTATTGTTGCCATCGGAAATAAATATTCAGGGAAAGTATACACCGCATTGGCTTTGTCGGGTTTGTTTGAAGATTTTCCTCAGCAAAAAGATAAGTTGCACAGCATCATGCAAGAAAATCAGGATACATTGAAAACAGGAAATGAGGTTTTTGGAGAATAA